Proteins encoded within one genomic window of Candidatus Syntrophocurvum alkaliphilum:
- the nth gene encoding endonuclease III, with protein sequence MNTLENEYPLAGTELEYSNLFELLISIVLSAQSTDFQVNRVTKRLFKRFKGVDDFANANINELENLIKGVGIYKNKAKNIKHLAIILRDKYNGNIPNDFNELIKLPGVGRKTANVLLSVGFNYPALGVDTHVQRVSNRLGLVKEKNPEKTELMLKHIFPRENWTKIHHLLIHHGRKVCKAKNPDCLNCVLNNLCSKII encoded by the coding sequence ATGAATACTTTAGAAAATGAGTACCCTTTAGCTGGTACAGAACTTGAATATTCCAATCTTTTTGAATTATTAATATCCATAGTCTTATCAGCTCAAAGTACAGATTTTCAAGTAAATCGTGTTACAAAAAGACTTTTTAAAAGGTTTAAGGGAGTTGATGACTTTGCTAACGCAAACATTAACGAGTTAGAAAACCTTATAAAAGGTGTAGGAATATATAAAAATAAGGCAAAAAACATTAAACACCTTGCGATTATTTTACGAGATAAATATAATGGCAATATTCCTAATGATTTTAATGAACTAATCAAACTACCAGGGGTTGGACGAAAGACTGCTAATGTATTATTATCAGTTGGATTTAATTATCCTGCATTAGGTGTAGATACTCATGTTCAAAGAGTTTCTAATCGTTTAGGGCTAGTCAAAGAAAAAAACCCAGAAAAAACCGAACTAATGTTAAAGCACATATTTCCAAGAGAAAACTGGACAAAAATTCATCATTTACTTATACATCATGGACGTAAAGTTTGTAAAGCGAAAAACCCTGATTGTTTAAACTGTGTTTTGAACAATTTATGTAGTAAAATAATATAA
- a CDS encoding DivIVA domain-containing protein has translation MITAMEIRNQQFSKAVRGYKEDEVKNFLYQLAQDYEALYSENVKLREEMQRVEYEIEKYRKIEETMNNSLVLAQQTAEEVKNNAQKEADLILENSKRKIAETLMIYQEIIKRLNLFNAELKSQVNGQLELLEKNEKKVEELSNFFYAKDIKDVLEKLEKATLVEN, from the coding sequence ATGATAACAGCAATGGAGATTAGAAACCAACAGTTTAGTAAAGCTGTAAGAGGTTATAAAGAGGATGAAGTTAAAAACTTTCTATACCAATTAGCACAAGATTATGAAGCCTTATATAGTGAAAATGTAAAATTAAGAGAAGAAATGCAGCGAGTAGAATATGAAATAGAAAAATATCGCAAAATAGAGGAAACAATGAATAATAGTCTGGTCTTAGCACAACAAACTGCTGAAGAAGTTAAAAATAATGCTCAAAAGGAAGCAGATTTAATTTTAGAAAATTCAAAAAGAAAAATTGCAGAAACTCTTATGATATACCAAGAAATTATAAAAAGGTTAAACTTATTTAATGCTGAATTAAAATCGCAGGTTAATGGTCAATTAGAGTTGTTAGAGAAAAATGAAAAAAAAGTTGAAGAATTATCAAACTTTTTTTATGCCAAAGATATTAAAGATGTTTTAGAAAAACTTGAAAAGGCTACATTAGTAGAAAACTAA
- a CDS encoding peptidase U32 family protein, giving the protein MINNDIELLAPCGKFEMLQDIINAGADAVYVGGKRFNMRMLKPDFNFSDEELIKAKSYLNSVNKNIYITINNLYNDNELEDLKSYLYFLEDINVDAIIIQDLGILNLHKELGLTIPVHASVQMGVANSKAVNLLEEYDVSRVILSKNVNLEEIKAITKNTKLGIEYFVHGDMCISHAGKCYISSYVTGESGNRGRCCKPCRWPFKMKGTDYELKYHLAHNDLCLFPYIKELIEAGVFSFKIEGRMRDAGYISHLVSTYRTAIDKSLNNIDISLEDYNKSLLENRIRNFTTGNLFSRPDSNSIGLTGEREPFFPSKPMHLSRLNQHNYSDYNIKNVKQVPELTVKIGNLSTFKNLLNTDIDNIIINTDKIRQTDNWTLSEIEYALEMAQETNKNVLLETPFIITEEDLNVVKKLTTISNLEKLKGLIVNDLGVIKLFRDFRIPFWSGYFLNVANSQSEHFLKKNGFEKITASLEIGFESLNNMITNGVDLEILAHGPLYAMVTDYCLSKSLITEDQYTCNNHCKDANISLSDEYNQDYKIITDYRCRNYLVYPYEYTIFNYLPKLATMGVSSIRIDGQLYEEGFLLDVVNIYKDALKDIQLEKWNQQENYLKLLQMFPQGLTDLPAINK; this is encoded by the coding sequence ATGATAAATAACGACATAGAATTGCTTGCTCCTTGTGGAAAATTTGAAATGCTACAGGATATCATAAACGCAGGTGCTGATGCTGTATATGTTGGTGGGAAGCGTTTTAATATGAGAATGCTAAAACCTGATTTTAATTTTAGTGATGAGGAGCTAATAAAAGCAAAATCATATCTTAATTCAGTAAATAAAAATATTTACATAACTATTAATAATCTTTATAACGATAATGAGTTAGAGGATTTAAAGTCATATTTGTATTTTTTGGAAGATATAAATGTAGATGCTATTATCATACAGGATTTAGGTATATTAAATTTGCACAAAGAGTTAGGATTAACTATTCCTGTACATGCTAGTGTTCAAATGGGAGTTGCCAACTCAAAAGCCGTAAATTTATTGGAAGAATACGATGTAAGTAGAGTTATTCTTTCTAAAAATGTAAATCTTGAAGAGATAAAAGCTATAACAAAAAATACTAAATTAGGTATCGAATATTTCGTGCATGGAGATATGTGTATTTCTCATGCAGGTAAATGCTATATTAGCAGTTATGTTACAGGTGAAAGTGGCAATAGAGGTAGATGCTGTAAACCTTGTCGATGGCCGTTTAAGATGAAAGGTACAGACTATGAATTAAAATATCACTTAGCACACAATGATTTATGTTTATTTCCTTATATTAAAGAACTAATAGAAGCTGGAGTCTTTTCATTTAAGATAGAAGGTCGCATGAGGGATGCTGGTTATATTTCTCATTTAGTAAGTACATACAGAACGGCTATAGATAAATCTTTAAACAATATAGATATTAGTTTAGAAGATTATAATAAATCATTGCTTGAAAATAGAATTAGAAATTTTACAACTGGCAACTTATTTTCTAGACCTGACAGTAATTCCATAGGGTTAACTGGCGAAAGAGAGCCGTTTTTTCCTTCAAAACCAATGCATTTAAGTAGGCTAAATCAGCATAATTACAGTGATTATAACATTAAAAATGTTAAACAGGTGCCTGAATTAACTGTTAAAATCGGTAATTTATCTACTTTTAAAAATCTTTTAAATACTGATATAGACAATATTATAATTAATACGGATAAAATTAGACAAACTGACAATTGGACATTATCTGAGATTGAATATGCATTAGAGATGGCTCAAGAAACAAATAAAAATGTATTACTTGAAACACCATTTATAATTACCGAAGAAGATCTTAATGTAGTAAAGAAATTAACAACTATATCTAATTTAGAAAAATTAAAAGGTTTGATAGTAAATGATTTAGGTGTTATTAAGCTTTTTAGGGATTTTAGGATACCATTTTGGAGTGGATATTTTCTCAATGTAGCTAATTCACAATCGGAACATTTTTTAAAAAAGAATGGTTTTGAAAAAATAACAGCATCATTAGAAATAGGATTTGAAAGCTTAAATAACATGATAACTAATGGGGTAGACTTAGAAATATTAGCTCATGGACCATTGTATGCCATGGTAACCGATTATTGTTTATCAAAATCATTGATCACAGAAGACCAATATACTTGTAATAACCATTGTAAAGATGCAAATATTTCTTTAAGTGACGAATATAATCAAGATTATAAGATAATAACTGATTATAGATGCAGAAATTATTTGGTTTATCCTTATGAATATACAATTTTTAATTACCTTCCTAAATTAGCAACTATGGGAGTTTCTTCAATTAGAATAGACGGTCAATTGTATGAAGAAGGTTTTCTTTTAGATGTTGTTAACATTTATAAAGATGCTCTTAAGGATATTCAATTAGAAAAATGGAACCAGCAGGAAAATTACCTAAAATTGTTACAAATGTTCCCACAAGGATTAACTGATTTACCGGCTATAAATAAATAA
- a CDS encoding YggT family protein gives MGQIIALVDIAFNLLIWLIIARAILSFVNHNPYQPIIRFIYDVTEPIMKPFRRLMPTAGGIDFSPIIAILAVQLVRMLVLDILSRIHF, from the coding sequence TTGGGTCAAATTATAGCATTAGTTGATATTGCTTTTAACTTACTTATTTGGTTAATTATAGCTCGAGCTATTTTATCGTTTGTAAACCATAATCCATATCAACCAATTATTAGATTTATATATGATGTAACAGAACCTATAATGAAGCCTTTTAGAAGATTAATGCCTACTGCTGGTGGCATTGATTTTTCGCCAATAATTGCAATTTTAGCTGTACAACTAGTCAGAATGTTAGTATTGGATATATTATCTAGGATACATTTTTAA
- the proC gene encoding pyrroline-5-carboxylate reductase, with protein sequence MNKKIGVIGCGKMAYAILKGITSNMDNKYDLYVSDIDKEKINNFVEDFGAISSTNKEVAEQAEIIFLAVKPTQIQDVIISLNTFFNDNQVIVSVAAGISVSKLEENLTENIPVLRVMPNTPSLLMQGVAAISPGTYVDDYHIDMVRGIFDNLGFCISIDEKYMDSITAVSGSGPAYVYLVIESMINAAINVGLDSSLARELVLNTFKGSIAMIEQTELHPAELRQQVMSPGGTTVAGVRQLEENGIRKAFFDAIEQAHNRSIELGKK encoded by the coding sequence GTGAATAAAAAGATAGGAGTTATCGGCTGTGGCAAAATGGCTTATGCTATTTTAAAAGGTATAACGTCTAATATGGATAATAAATATGACTTATATGTAAGTGATATAGATAAGGAAAAAATTAATAATTTTGTAGAAGACTTTGGTGCTATATCATCTACTAATAAAGAAGTTGCTGAACAAGCTGAAATTATATTCTTAGCTGTTAAACCTACACAGATACAGGATGTAATTATTTCTCTGAATACTTTTTTTAATGATAATCAGGTTATAGTATCTGTTGCTGCGGGAATAAGTGTTTCTAAATTAGAAGAAAATCTTACTGAAAATATACCTGTGTTGAGAGTAATGCCTAATACTCCATCATTACTAATGCAAGGAGTAGCAGCAATTTCACCTGGTACATATGTAGATGATTATCACATAGATATGGTAAGAGGTATTTTTGATAATTTAGGCTTTTGCATTTCAATTGATGAAAAATATATGGATAGTATTACTGCTGTTTCAGGTAGTGGTCCTGCTTATGTATATCTGGTCATAGAATCAATGATAAATGCTGCAATAAACGTGGGGTTAGATAGTTCGCTAGCTAGAGAACTTGTATTGAATACTTTTAAAGGAAGTATTGCAATGATTGAACAAACTGAACTTCATCCAGCAGAGTTAAGACAGCAGGTAATGTCTCCTGGCGGTACTACAGTTGCTGGGGTACGACAATTAGAAGAAAATGGTATAAGAAAAGCCTTTTTTGATGCTATTGAACAAGCTCATAATAGATCAATAGAATTAGGTAAAAAGTAA
- a CDS encoding cell division protein SepF: MTVIDKFWNMIGVQNEVEEEILEFPTDEEENRNNNNIVSIHTNKTMKVIVCEPESFDEVQVLADHIKNRKQVIINFEKTAPEVSQRIIDFISGATYSVEGKSQQVGKSIFIFTPSNFEIATDHRSLMQKHKINTRVFEVKNSE; this comes from the coding sequence ATGACAGTTATTGATAAGTTCTGGAATATGATTGGAGTACAAAATGAAGTTGAAGAAGAAATTCTTGAATTTCCAACTGATGAAGAGGAAAACCGAAATAATAACAATATAGTTAGTATACATACCAATAAAACTATGAAGGTTATAGTATGTGAGCCAGAAAGTTTTGATGAAGTGCAGGTTTTGGCTGATCATATCAAAAACCGTAAACAAGTAATTATCAATTTTGAAAAAACTGCACCAGAAGTATCGCAGCGAATTATTGATTTTATTAGTGGTGCTACTTATTCAGTAGAAGGCAAAAGCCAACAAGTTGGTAAAAGTATTTTTATTTTCACACCAAGTAATTTTGAAATTGCAACAGATCATCGATCACTAATGCAAAAGCATAAAATTAATACTAGAGTATTTGAGGTGAAAAATAGTGAATAA
- a CDS encoding YggS family pyridoxal phosphate-dependent enzyme, with protein MEKLDKIQNNLNIIQNNIAKAALKSGRHYEDITLVAVTKSVDIEIAKLVYDLGIKNLGENRVQEFKKKINKIENANWHMIGRLQTNKVKDVVGNVTLIHSLDRWNLAEELNKRAKLLEVDVSVLLQINVAEEEQKAGIKIDDAKHFLESISQLSNLKINGLMTMAPIMENPEGTRPIFSELYQLREKLKNQSFPNVDLKYLSMGMTQDYQIAIEEGANIIRVGSALFEL; from the coding sequence ATGGAAAAATTAGATAAAATTCAAAATAATTTAAATATAATACAAAATAATATAGCTAAAGCTGCATTGAAAAGTGGCAGGCATTATGAAGATATAACTCTTGTTGCTGTAACTAAATCAGTAGATATTGAAATTGCTAAATTAGTATATGATTTAGGCATAAAAAATCTCGGTGAAAATAGAGTTCAAGAGTTTAAAAAAAAGATTAATAAAATTGAAAACGCAAACTGGCACATGATTGGTCGATTGCAAACCAATAAAGTAAAAGATGTTGTAGGCAATGTAACTCTGATTCATTCTTTAGATAGGTGGAATCTAGCTGAGGAATTAAATAAACGAGCAAAATTATTAGAAGTTGACGTATCAGTATTACTTCAGATAAATGTAGCTGAAGAAGAACAAAAAGCAGGTATAAAAATTGATGATGCCAAACACTTTTTAGAATCAATAAGTCAGCTTTCGAATTTGAAAATTAATGGCTTAATGACAATGGCTCCAATAATGGAAAATCCAGAAGGAACAAGACCTATTTTTAGTGAATTATACCAATTAAGAGAAAAATTAAAAAATCAATCTTTTCCTAACGTAGACTTAAAATATCTTTCTATGGGAATGACGCAAGATTATCAAATAGCGATTGAAGAAGGAGCTAATATTATTCGAGTCGGAAGCGCTTTGTTTGAGTTGTAA
- a CDS encoding HlyD family efflux transporter periplasmic adaptor subunit — MPVRNERAFKKQKYYIVIKICLVFLLFFGILFVFYKSGNYIVQAVTKKFINFDIATQGTVQDHIFTTGVIIQEENVYYAPTNGKLENTVKDFTRVRANTKLGYFIKNGSRTPLDASVTGIFTKNTDGLECFFSSVDIRSVSQKIFDHNVNMEDNFANIYYKNDPVFKIVNNLKPHKILIKIPESKIDTLDKGSRIRVIHDDIDYGIAVVEEIHKGSNAFMLLKMSGFFENLVNKRYFDVELVYNQYTGYIIPNNALIEKNGEIGLYCIRGERTRFVPVEIIQKNDNVLVVDGLRTNDMYITNPNVYLRIKK, encoded by the coding sequence TTGCCAGTTAGAAATGAACGTGCTTTTAAGAAGCAAAAATATTATATAGTTATTAAAATATGTTTAGTGTTTTTGTTGTTTTTTGGTATTTTATTTGTTTTCTATAAATCTGGAAATTATATTGTTCAAGCGGTAACGAAAAAGTTTATTAATTTCGATATTGCTACCCAAGGAACAGTGCAAGATCATATTTTTACAACTGGAGTAATTATCCAAGAAGAAAATGTTTATTATGCTCCTACTAATGGTAAGTTAGAGAATACTGTTAAAGATTTTACTAGGGTTAGGGCTAATACTAAATTAGGGTATTTTATTAAAAATGGAAGCAGAACACCTTTAGATGCCTCTGTAACCGGAATTTTCACAAAAAATACAGATGGATTAGAATGTTTTTTTAGTTCAGTAGATATACGCTCAGTTAGCCAAAAAATTTTTGATCATAATGTTAACATGGAAGATAATTTTGCAAATATTTATTATAAAAATGATCCAGTTTTTAAGATAGTTAATAATTTAAAACCACATAAAATTTTAATCAAGATTCCAGAATCTAAAATTGATACACTTGATAAAGGTAGTAGGATTAGAGTTATACATGATGATATAGATTATGGTATAGCAGTTGTTGAAGAAATACATAAAGGTTCTAATGCATTTATGTTATTAAAAATGTCTGGTTTTTTTGAAAATTTAGTAAATAAAAGATATTTTGATGTAGAATTAGTTTATAATCAGTATACAGGGTATATTATTCCAAATAATGCATTAATTGAAAAAAACGGAGAAATTGGCTTATATTGCATTCGAGGTGAAAGGACTCGTTTTGTACCTGTAGAAATAATACAGAAAAATGACAATGTTTTGGTTGTTGATGGTTTAAGAACTAATGATATGTATATAACAAACCCTAATGTATATTTACGTATAAAAAAATAG
- a CDS encoding sensor histidine kinase: MELNTKKRLQSILINIEEGVMVFDNKGKVLLTNKAASNIFLINWDKLVGKNLWEFSTNLPINNLLNEVLVNGRESFIETTIQPDFRVFRVHMTPLRNELNEITEVTAIFRDVTSKRKFEQMRSDFVANVSHELRTPLTSIKGFVETLLDGEVQDKVLLRKFLNIIDAETNRLNRLIDELLTLSAIESQQRIVKQMPVCIGRSIRNVLNILGPQISEKNLHIEYIYPNNLPLIHADEDLLGQVLINLIDNAIKYTYNGGKVIIRSFPKNSRIITKVTDSGMGIPSESIPRIFERFYRVNKARSRSNGDGGTGLGLAIVKHIVEAHGGEVFVESEIGKGSTFGFSIVAV, encoded by the coding sequence ATGGAATTAAATACAAAAAAAAGGTTGCAGTCAATTCTTATTAATATTGAAGAAGGAGTTATGGTATTTGACAATAAAGGTAAGGTATTACTAACTAATAAAGCTGCAAGCAATATATTTTTAATTAATTGGGACAAGTTAGTCGGAAAGAACTTATGGGAATTTAGCACTAATCTACCTATAAATAATCTATTAAACGAGGTTCTTGTTAATGGTCGGGAATCTTTTATAGAAACAACAATTCAACCAGATTTTAGAGTGTTTAGAGTTCATATGACTCCATTAAGAAATGAACTAAATGAAATTACTGAAGTGACAGCAATTTTTAGAGATGTTACAAGTAAAAGAAAATTTGAGCAGATGCGATCTGACTTTGTTGCTAACGTTTCGCATGAGTTAAGAACCCCATTAACATCTATTAAGGGGTTTGTAGAGACTTTATTAGATGGAGAAGTTCAAGATAAAGTGTTACTTAGAAAGTTTTTAAACATAATAGATGCAGAGACTAATCGCTTAAATAGACTTATTGATGAGCTTCTTACTTTATCAGCTATAGAGTCCCAGCAAAGAATTGTAAAACAAATGCCAGTATGTATTGGAAGATCTATACGTAATGTTTTGAATATACTAGGTCCGCAAATAAGTGAAAAAAATTTACATATAGAGTACATTTATCCTAACAATCTTCCTTTAATTCATGCTGATGAAGACCTATTAGGTCAGGTATTAATTAATTTAATAGATAATGCAATTAAATATACTTACAATGGTGGAAAAGTAATTATTAGAAGTTTTCCGAAGAATAGTAGAATAATAACCAAAGTTACAGATTCAGGAATGGGTATACCTTCAGAAAGCATTCCAAGAATTTTTGAGCGTTTTTATCGTGTTAATAAAGCACGTTCTAGAAGTAATGGAGATGGAGGAACGGGGCTAGGGTTAGCTATAGTTAAACATATAGTTGAGGCACATGGAGGAGAGGTGTTTGTAGAAAGCGAAATAGGTAAAGGTTCTACATTTGGCTTTAGTATTGTAGCTGTTTAA
- a CDS encoding response regulator, with protein sequence MPDTKILIVDDEEYILELVKFNLEKEGFKVITAYDGETAIKLVEERFPNLIILDIMLPVMDGLEVCRTLKSNNEFSSIPIIMLTARGEEFDMVLGLEIGADDYIRKPFSPRELVARVKARLRALKILELKQASGDKVFVYKDIIIIPDKYEVFKGETKLDLTPKEFDLLKLLSTNQGKVYTREILLEKVWGYEFSGDTRTVDVHIRHLRQKLRDDSNKPIYIETVRGVGYRFADNC encoded by the coding sequence TTGCCGGATACCAAAATACTTATTGTAGATGACGAAGAATATATTCTTGAATTAGTTAAATTTAATTTAGAAAAAGAAGGTTTTAAAGTTATTACTGCTTATGATGGTGAGACAGCTATTAAACTAGTTGAGGAAAGATTTCCTAATTTAATTATTTTAGATATTATGTTACCAGTAATGGATGGTTTGGAAGTATGTCGAACACTTAAAAGTAATAATGAGTTTAGCTCAATACCGATAATAATGCTCACAGCTAGGGGAGAAGAATTTGATATGGTTTTAGGGCTAGAGATTGGAGCAGATGATTATATTAGAAAACCCTTTAGTCCTAGAGAACTAGTTGCTAGAGTAAAGGCTAGATTGAGAGCATTAAAAATTTTAGAACTAAAACAAGCGTCGGGAGATAAAGTGTTTGTATATAAAGATATAATAATAATACCGGATAAATATGAAGTATTTAAAGGAGAAACAAAACTAGATCTTACACCTAAAGAATTCGATTTATTAAAACTTTTATCAACAAATCAAGGTAAAGTATATACTCGTGAAATTTTACTAGAAAAAGTATGGGGTTATGAGTTTTCAGGTGATACAAGGACTGTAGATGTCCACATTAGACACTTGAGACAAAAACTAAGAGATGATTCTAATAAACCTATATATATTGAAACAGTTAGAGGAGTTGGGTATCGTTTTGCGGATAATTGTTAA
- the pgeF gene encoding peptidoglycan editing factor PgeF — translation MQQEKLKNKGDIKYLSIDDWLSEDLVIAFSTRVGGYSSHQYTSLNLGLHVGDNKDQVINNRRKFLSYFDIELSSTVSCEQVHGNKIIRVTDKHKGLGAYSDESSLLGYDGMICNTPNLYLLTYYADCVPVFFYDPQNRAVGLAHSGWKGTMGNIAVETVYAMEKNFNCHRQDIKVYIGPGIARCCFEIQKDLVEKVSEKYNEISDIILLKDNNGYKWDLHSTVRIMLEKYGVLSKNIICSSLCSFCNSDLFFSYRRDRGSTGRMTALIGLSN, via the coding sequence ATGCAGCAAGAAAAACTAAAAAACAAGGGTGATATAAAGTACTTAAGTATTGATGATTGGTTGAGTGAAGATCTTGTTATAGCTTTTTCTACTAGAGTAGGAGGTTATAGCTCACATCAATATACTTCACTTAATTTAGGCTTACATGTAGGAGATAATAAAGATCAGGTGATTAATAATCGTAGAAAGTTTTTATCATATTTTGATATTGAATTATCTTCAACTGTTTCATGTGAACAGGTGCATGGTAATAAAATAATTCGTGTTACTGATAAACACAAGGGGTTAGGCGCATATAGTGATGAAAGTTCTTTGCTTGGTTATGATGGTATGATTTGCAATACTCCTAATTTATATTTACTAACTTATTATGCTGATTGTGTTCCTGTTTTTTTCTATGATCCCCAAAATCGTGCAGTTGGATTAGCTCATAGTGGATGGAAAGGAACAATGGGTAATATTGCAGTTGAGACTGTATATGCAATGGAAAAAAACTTTAATTGTCACAGACAGGATATTAAAGTTTATATAGGTCCCGGTATTGCTCGGTGTTGTTTTGAAATTCAAAAAGATTTGGTTGAAAAAGTAAGTGAAAAGTATAATGAAATTAGTGATATAATTCTATTGAAGGATAATAATGGTTATAAATGGGATTTACATAGTACTGTACGTATTATGTTAGAGAAATATGGAGTGTTATCAAAAAATATTATTTGTTCTAGCTTATGTAGCTTTTGTAATTCAGATTTATTCTTTTCTTATAGAAGAGATAGAGGAAGTACTGGAAGAATGACAGCATTAATTGGATTAAGTAATTGA
- the nrdR gene encoding transcriptional regulator NrdR: MKCPYCKEMENRVIDSRSGEEGISIRRRRECVYCRRRFTTYERVEERPFLVIKKNGIREQFNREKLLNGVTKACEKRPVSMEKIEKLVAELEGDLRDRYEREVSSLIIGEKVMDKLNILDEVAYIRFASVYRQFTDLNSFIKTIEQLKK, translated from the coding sequence GTGAAATGCCCGTATTGTAAAGAAATGGAAAACAGAGTCATTGATTCTAGATCAGGTGAAGAAGGAATCTCAATACGAAGAAGAAGAGAATGTGTTTATTGTAGAAGAAGGTTTACCACCTACGAAAGAGTTGAAGAGCGTCCTTTTTTAGTAATAAAAAAGAATGGGATTAGGGAACAATTTAATAGGGAAAAGCTATTAAATGGTGTGACTAAGGCTTGTGAAAAAAGACCTGTTAGTATGGAAAAGATAGAAAAATTAGTTGCAGAACTAGAAGGGGACCTACGAGATAGATATGAACGCGAAGTTAGCAGTTTAATTATCGGCGAAAAAGTTATGGACAAGCTTAATATTTTAGATGAAGTGGCCTATATACGCTTTGCTTCAGTTTATAGACAGTTTACTGATTTAAATAGCTTTATTAAAACAATAGAGCAATTAAAAAAATAG
- a CDS encoding YlmC/YmxH family sporulation protein → MVKISDIRNREIINILDGKKLGNIIDIELDLENGRILAFILPGRMRGFSIFSKREEVVVPWDKIIRIGRDVILVEVPVYNEIDRYRDNRLPDDDDLY, encoded by the coding sequence GTGGTGAAAATATCTGATATTCGTAATCGAGAAATAATAAATATATTAGATGGAAAGAAACTAGGAAATATTATTGATATAGAATTGGATTTAGAAAACGGCAGGATTTTAGCATTTATACTACCTGGAAGAATGCGAGGGTTTAGTATTTTTTCTAAAAGAGAGGAAGTTGTTGTTCCTTGGGATAAAATAATTAGGATAGGAAGAGATGTTATTTTAGTAGAAGTACCTGTCTATAATGAGATAGATCGGTATAGAGATAATAGATTACCTGACGATGATGATCTTTATTAA
- the flgG gene encoding flagellar basal-body rod protein FlgG: protein MMRALYTASTGMHAQQLNVDTLAHNMSNVNTTAYKKQRVEFQDLLYQTIRRPAAGFDVNEPVGLDVGLGVKPAATHTLFTQGNFQATDNPLDIAINGNAFFQVEVPGYDEPLYTRDGALKIDAEGQLVTSAGHYLLGVDFIEEEAYDITIESDGTVSYMIPDDDQPIEAGQIELAKFINPSGLDKLGENLYQETINSGEAILWDPLDDSTVSLQSGYLEASNVQIVEEMVNMITAQRAYEINSKVIQSSDEMLQTASNLRR from the coding sequence ATGATGAGGGCTCTTTATACTGCTAGTACAGGTATGCATGCACAGCAGTTAAACGTAGACACACTTGCACACAATATGTCTAATGTAAACACTACTGCATATAAAAAACAAAGGGTTGAATTTCAAGATCTTTTGTACCAAACAATTCGTAGGCCAGCTGCTGGATTTGATGTAAATGAACCAGTTGGACTTGATGTAGGTCTTGGTGTAAAACCTGCTGCAACCCATACCCTATTTACCCAAGGGAATTTTCAAGCAACAGACAATCCACTCGATATTGCAATCAACGGTAATGCTTTTTTTCAAGTAGAAGTACCTGGTTATGATGAGCCATTATATACTAGAGATGGTGCACTCAAAATTGATGCCGAAGGCCAATTAGTTACTTCCGCAGGACACTATTTATTAGGAGTAGATTTTATTGAAGAAGAGGCTTACGATATAACTATTGAAAGTGATGGTACCGTTAGTTATATGATACCAGACGATGATCAACCAATAGAAGCAGGACAAATAGAATTAGCTAAATTTATAAATCCATCTGGTTTAGATAAACTTGGAGAAAACTTATATCAAGAAACAATAAATTCGGGTGAAGCTATATTATGGGATCCACTAGATGATTCAACAGTTAGTTTACAATCTGGTTATTTAGAAGCATCCAATGTTCAAATTGTTGAAGAAATGGTAAATATGATAACTGCTCAAAGAGCATATGAAATTAACTCAAAAGTAATACAATCTTCTGATGAAATGTTACAAACTGCTTCTAATTTAAGGAGATAA